The following coding sequences lie in one Haematobia irritans isolate KBUSLIRL chromosome 3, ASM5000362v1, whole genome shotgun sequence genomic window:
- the LOC142228066 gene encoding uncharacterized protein LOC142228066: MVLQQIKVLLLSIVQLFRRALCCFSRKRKPSYSEPMNVVVVSPVSSSIGHRTSSDVPERDWNSWDDSPRSVQEHIEQYRQQIAKPPTPQTEASEPDFFKELTPVIKPQQKFYLPNDNQINQQDFSRLEAKTDVPIALNADLEDWVDEDGGDWEEMDNEQTKQLIREKRREMRNMRQKTSKNPQMVNHIPNSSASKVIS; encoded by the exons atgGTTTTACAACAAATCAAAGTGCTCCTGTTGAGTATAGTGCAATTATTTCGCAGAGCactatgctgcttttcaaggaaAAGAAAACCCAGTTACTCCGAGCCTATGAATGTCGTTGTTGTTTCACCAGTTTCTTCTTCTATAGGGCATAGGACGTCATCG GATGTCCCGGAACGAGATTGGAACTCATGGGACGATAGTCCTCGTTCTGTGCAAGAACACATAGAACAATACAGACAACAAATTGCAAAACCGCCAACACCACAAACAGAGGCTAGCGAACCAGACTTTTTCAAG GAATTGACACCTGTAATAAAACCacagcaaaaattttacttgccgaatgacaatcaaattaaccaACAGGACTTTTCAAGATTGGAGGCAAAAACTGATGTCCCTATTGCTTTAAAC GCTGATTTAGAAGACTGGGTGGACGAAGATGGCGGTGATTGGGAGGAAATGGACAATGAGCAGACAAAGCAACTAATCAGAGAAAAGCGTCGAGAAATGCGTAATATGCGCCAAAAAACTTCAAAGAATCCACAAATGGTAAATCACATTCCCAACAGTAGTGCGTCTAAAGTAATTTCGTAG
- the LOC142228068 gene encoding uncharacterized protein LOC142228068: protein MLSVKVFVAIFVIIGQTISDDSHIKGIHWNNVKPGKLLQALDTLTSVHQPHSVTTRESLSTKNVLKSPNITMTVLKHRVPKSGIKTKIHLQRRADDKTSSQEYDYDKTYDTFVRQYFEDSAISAATASTEDTHGTSIYDSAEEQDVSVEGDDPLIEESKHTTKTTEGCRDVIKNRNKCRICNRNGSTSESCSYNKESVPKSFVYEVKNKYRQHRELNPETNEKSNSLMKRDTTRYINGSYPLCVQKTMRNKVCYHCESEKGDKTIQCFSDLESKGDVTNTPDIGNKKNVEQTQQRIYKRTVMYTFEKVPPTVT, encoded by the coding sequence ATGTTATCAGTAAAAGTATTCGTTgcaatttttgtaataattggACAAACAATTTCTGATGACAGTCACATAAAGGGTATACATTGGAATAATGTTAAACCCGGAAAACTATTGCAAGCCCTGGACACTTTGACATCGGTCCATCAACCCCATAGTGTAACAACGAGGGAAAGTctatctacaaaaaatgttctaaaaagtcCAAATATAACAATGACGGTCTTAAAACATAGGGTGCCAAAATCaggaataaaaactaaaatccaTTTACAAAGAAGAGCCGATGATAAAACATCATCTCAAGAATACGACTACGATAAAACTTATGATACATTTGTCCGCCAGTATTTTGAAGATTCTGCTATTTCAGCAGCTACTGCTAGTACAGAGGATACCCACGGTACTAGCATATATGACAGCGCAGAAGAACAAGACGTATCGGTAGAGGGAGATGATCCACTAATAGAAGAATCAAAGCATACGACTAAGACAACCGAGGGATGTAGAGACGTTATAAAAAATaggaataaatgccgaatatgtaACCGCAACGGCTCAACATCTGAAAGCTGTTCATATAACAAAGAGTCGGTTCCAAAATCCTTTGTATACgaagtgaaaaataaatatcgTCAGCACCGGGAACTTAATCCTGAAACAAATGAAAAGTCCAATTCCCTAATGAAGAGGGATACTACAAGATATATTAATGGATCATATCCTTTGTGCGTTCAGAAAACAATGCGTAATAAAGTGTGTTATCATTGTGAGAGTGAAAAAGGCGATAAAACAATACAATGCTTTAGTGATCTGGAATCTAAGGGTGATGTTACGAATACTCCGGACATTggaaataagaaaaatgttgaacaaaccCAGCAACGGATATATAAACGAACTGTAATGTATACCTTTGAGAAAGTCCCGCCCACAGTAACGTAA
- the Fim gene encoding plastin-2 fimbrin isoform X2, with the protein MSINKFTKGLSVDEKAEIQEKFMEIDANKDGFIDLSELKAALDQVGFKLPGYQVREMIDEFQNKQRTAHQGKLNLEEFENLCLDLKSKDVASTFKTVVSKKENLETLGGMSSISSEGTTHSVRLEEQLAFSDWINSNLGHDQDLKHLLPIDAEGKRLYQSIKDGILLCKIINHSCPDTIDERAINKKNLTVYREFENLTLALVSSQAIGCNIVNIDAHDLAKGKPHLVLGLLWQIIRIGLFSHITLDSCPGLAGLLFDNERLEDLMKMSPEAILLRWVNHHLERAGISRRCTNFQSDIVDSEIYTHLLKQIAGNDVDVNMDALHEKDLVSRAEIMLQQAAKLNCRSFLTPQDVVNGVYKLNLAFVANLFNNHPGLDKPEQVEGLEAIEETREEKTYRNWMNSMGVSPHVNWLYSDLADGLVIFQLCDIIKPGIVNWNRVHKRFTPLRKFMEKLENCNYAVELGKQLKFSLVGIAGQDLNDGNATLTLALIWQLMRAYTLSILSRLANSGNPIVEKEIVQWVNSKLTEAGKESSLKNFNDPAIADGKIVIDLIDSIKAGSINYDLVRTGGTEEDNLANAKYAISMARKIGARVYALPEDITEVKPKMVMTVFACMMALDYIPNMDSVENQNNINNSN; encoded by the exons ATGTCTATAAACAAATTCACCAAAGGCCTTTCAGTGGATGAGAAAGCTGAGATACAGGAGAAATTTATGGAG ATTGATGCCAACAAAGATGGCTTTATTGACCTAAGCGAACTCAAAGCCGCCCTGGATCAAGTGGGCTTCAAATTGCCCGGTTATCAAGTTCGTGAAATGATTGATGAGTTCCAGAACAAACAACGAACCGCACATCAGGGCAAATTAAACTTGGAAGAATTTGAAAATCTATGTCTTGATCTGAAATCGAAGGATGTGGCGAGCACATTCAAAACAGTTGtttccaaaaaagaaaatttggagaCATTGGGTGGTATGTCGAGCATTTCATCTGAAGGTACAACACACTCAGTGCGCCTGGAGGAACAGCTTGCTTTCTCTGATTGGATCAATTCTAATTTGGGCCATGATCAGGATTTGAAACACCTGTTACCTATCGACGCCGAGGGCAAACGATTGTATCAATCAATTAAGGATGGCATACTTCTGTGCAAAATCATCAACCACTCTTGTCCCGACACTATCGATGAGAGAgctatcaacaaaaaaaatctcaccGTCTACAGAGAGTTTGAGAATTTAACTTTGGCCCTTGTTTCATCGCAGGCCATTGGTTGTAACATTGTGAATATCGATGCTCATGATTTGGCCAAAGGAAAACCCCATTTAGTTTTGGGATTGTTATGGCAAATCATCCGAATTGGTCTATTCAGTCACATCACTTTGGATAGCTGCCCAGGTTTGGCGGGTCTTCTATTCGATAATGAACGCCTTGAGGATTTAATGAAAATGTCTCCGGAAGCAATTTTATTGCGTTGGGTTAACCATCATTTGGAGCGTGCTGGTATATCTCGCCGCTGTACAAATTTCCAATCGGATATTGTGGACTCCGAAATCTATACACATTTGTTGAAGCAAATTGCTGGCAATGATGTCGATGTGAATATGGATGCTCTGCACGAAAAGGATCTGGTATCCCGTGCAGAAATAATGTTGCAACAAGCAGCCAAATTGAACTGTCGCAGCTTCTTGACACCACAGGACGTAGTCAATGGAGTCTACAAGTTAAATTTGGCTTTTGTTGCTAATCTCTTCAACAACCATCCAGGTCTGGACAAACCGGAACAAGTCGAAGGTCTTGAAGCAATTGAAGAAACCCGCGAAGAAAAAA ctTACCGTAACTGGATGAATTCTATGGGTGTTAGTCCGCATGTTAATTGGCTAtattccgatttggctgatggtTTGGTTATCTTCCAACTGTGTGACATCATTAAACCCGGTATTGTAAACTGGAACCGGGTTCATAAACGGTTTACACCATTACGTAAATTTATGGAGAAATTGGAAAATTGTAATTACGCTGTTGAATTAGGAAAACAACTTAAATTCTCATTGGTTGGTATTGCTGGACAAGATTTAAACGATGGAAACGCCACATTGACTTTAG CTTTAATATGGCAATTGATGCGCGCCTATACCCTCTCTATTCTATCACGATTGGCTAATTCTGGCAACCCAATTGTAGAAAAGGAAATAGTCCAATGGGTCAATAGTAAACTGACAGAGGCTGGAAAGGAGTCCtctttaaagaattttaatgACCCTGCAATTGCTGATGGCAAAATTGTTATTGATTTGATCGATTCAATTAAGGCTGGAAGCATTAACTACGATTTAGTTAGAACCGGTGGCACTGAAGAG GATAATCTGGCCAATGCCAAGTATGCAATTTCAATGGCCCGCAAAATTGGTGCGAGGGTATATGCGCTGCCCGAAGACATAACAGAAGTGAAACCTAAAATGGTTATGACTGTCTTTGCTTGCATGATGGCTTTAGATTACATTCCCAACATGGATAGTGTGGAGAATCAAAACAATATTAATAACAGCAATTAA
- the Fim gene encoding plastin-2 fimbrin isoform X1, translated as MADILDLDHHQILEEYKQNLEELLPTIDANKDGFIDLSELKAALDQVGFKLPGYQVREMIDEFQNKQRTAHQGKLNLEEFENLCLDLKSKDVASTFKTVVSKKENLETLGGMSSISSEGTTHSVRLEEQLAFSDWINSNLGHDQDLKHLLPIDAEGKRLYQSIKDGILLCKIINHSCPDTIDERAINKKNLTVYREFENLTLALVSSQAIGCNIVNIDAHDLAKGKPHLVLGLLWQIIRIGLFSHITLDSCPGLAGLLFDNERLEDLMKMSPEAILLRWVNHHLERAGISRRCTNFQSDIVDSEIYTHLLKQIAGNDVDVNMDALHEKDLVSRAEIMLQQAAKLNCRSFLTPQDVVNGVYKLNLAFVANLFNNHPGLDKPEQVEGLEAIEETREEKTYRNWMNSMGVSPHVNWLYSDLADGLVIFQLCDIIKPGIVNWNRVHKRFTPLRKFMEKLENCNYAVELGKQLKFSLVGIAGQDLNDGNATLTLALIWQLMRAYTLSILSRLANSGNPIVEKEIVQWVNSKLTEAGKESSLKNFNDPAIADGKIVIDLIDSIKAGSINYDLVRTGGTEEDNLANAKYAISMARKIGARVYALPEDITEVKPKMVMTVFACMMALDYIPNMDSVENQNNINNSN; from the exons ATGGCCGATATTTTGGATTTGGATCATCATCAGATTTTGGAGgagtacaaacaaaatttggaagaatTATTGCCAACT ATTGATGCCAACAAAGATGGCTTTATTGACCTAAGCGAACTCAAAGCCGCCCTGGATCAAGTGGGCTTCAAATTGCCCGGTTATCAAGTTCGTGAAATGATTGATGAGTTCCAGAACAAACAACGAACCGCACATCAGGGCAAATTAAACTTGGAAGAATTTGAAAATCTATGTCTTGATCTGAAATCGAAGGATGTGGCGAGCACATTCAAAACAGTTGtttccaaaaaagaaaatttggagaCATTGGGTGGTATGTCGAGCATTTCATCTGAAGGTACAACACACTCAGTGCGCCTGGAGGAACAGCTTGCTTTCTCTGATTGGATCAATTCTAATTTGGGCCATGATCAGGATTTGAAACACCTGTTACCTATCGACGCCGAGGGCAAACGATTGTATCAATCAATTAAGGATGGCATACTTCTGTGCAAAATCATCAACCACTCTTGTCCCGACACTATCGATGAGAGAgctatcaacaaaaaaaatctcaccGTCTACAGAGAGTTTGAGAATTTAACTTTGGCCCTTGTTTCATCGCAGGCCATTGGTTGTAACATTGTGAATATCGATGCTCATGATTTGGCCAAAGGAAAACCCCATTTAGTTTTGGGATTGTTATGGCAAATCATCCGAATTGGTCTATTCAGTCACATCACTTTGGATAGCTGCCCAGGTTTGGCGGGTCTTCTATTCGATAATGAACGCCTTGAGGATTTAATGAAAATGTCTCCGGAAGCAATTTTATTGCGTTGGGTTAACCATCATTTGGAGCGTGCTGGTATATCTCGCCGCTGTACAAATTTCCAATCGGATATTGTGGACTCCGAAATCTATACACATTTGTTGAAGCAAATTGCTGGCAATGATGTCGATGTGAATATGGATGCTCTGCACGAAAAGGATCTGGTATCCCGTGCAGAAATAATGTTGCAACAAGCAGCCAAATTGAACTGTCGCAGCTTCTTGACACCACAGGACGTAGTCAATGGAGTCTACAAGTTAAATTTGGCTTTTGTTGCTAATCTCTTCAACAACCATCCAGGTCTGGACAAACCGGAACAAGTCGAAGGTCTTGAAGCAATTGAAGAAACCCGCGAAGAAAAAA ctTACCGTAACTGGATGAATTCTATGGGTGTTAGTCCGCATGTTAATTGGCTAtattccgatttggctgatggtTTGGTTATCTTCCAACTGTGTGACATCATTAAACCCGGTATTGTAAACTGGAACCGGGTTCATAAACGGTTTACACCATTACGTAAATTTATGGAGAAATTGGAAAATTGTAATTACGCTGTTGAATTAGGAAAACAACTTAAATTCTCATTGGTTGGTATTGCTGGACAAGATTTAAACGATGGAAACGCCACATTGACTTTAG CTTTAATATGGCAATTGATGCGCGCCTATACCCTCTCTATTCTATCACGATTGGCTAATTCTGGCAACCCAATTGTAGAAAAGGAAATAGTCCAATGGGTCAATAGTAAACTGACAGAGGCTGGAAAGGAGTCCtctttaaagaattttaatgACCCTGCAATTGCTGATGGCAAAATTGTTATTGATTTGATCGATTCAATTAAGGCTGGAAGCATTAACTACGATTTAGTTAGAACCGGTGGCACTGAAGAG GATAATCTGGCCAATGCCAAGTATGCAATTTCAATGGCCCGCAAAATTGGTGCGAGGGTATATGCGCTGCCCGAAGACATAACAGAAGTGAAACCTAAAATGGTTATGACTGTCTTTGCTTGCATGATGGCTTTAGATTACATTCCCAACATGGATAGTGTGGAGAATCAAAACAATATTAATAACAGCAATTAA